Genomic DNA from Roseburia intestinalis L1-82:
TTACTGGTCAAGTAAAGAGGATGTTATTAAAAACTGGGCAATCGACAAGACATTTGAGCCGCAGATCGATGCCGCAAAGAGAGAAGAAATGATCAAAGGCTGGAACAAAGCAGTCAAATATGCATACGGCTGGGCAAAGGAAGATTAAAAAGAAGGTTTTGTATAGGGAAGGTAAAGATTGTAATGTATTGGTAAAGTTAATTGAATAAGGGGGGATAGTATGTTACCATATATAGCAGAATTTTTGGGAACTATGATTCTGATCATCTTAGGTGATGGAGTTGTTGCAAACGTAAATCTCAACAAATCTGGCATGAAGGGTGGAGGAACTGTCCAGATCACATTTGCATGGGGACTTGCGGTTATGCTGCCGGCATTTATTTTCGGAGCAGCATCGGGAGCATCGTTTAATCCGGCGCTGACGTTAGCACTTGCAGTTGACGGAAGTTTTGACTGGGCAATGGTTCCGGGATATATCATTGCACAGTTTGCAGGAGCGTTTGTTGGAGCGGTGATCGTATATCTTTTGTTTAAAGGACAGTTTGATGCAACAGAGGATCAGGCGACAAAACTTGGGGTGTTCTGTACAGCGCCTTCTATTCCGAACATGGGACAGAATATTTTCAGTGAGGCAGTTGGAACGTTTATCCTTGTATTTGCGATCAAAGGTATGGCAAATGTGCCGGGACTTACCGATGGACTTGGAAAGTTTCTTGTATTTGGAATCATTGTATCGATCGGTATGTCACTTGGTGGACTGACCGGATATGCGAT
This window encodes:
- a CDS encoding MIP/aquaporin family protein, translated to MLPYIAEFLGTMILIILGDGVVANVNLNKSGMKGGGTVQITFAWGLAVMLPAFIFGAASGASFNPALTLALAVDGSFDWAMVPGYIIAQFAGAFVGAVIVYLLFKGQFDATEDQATKLGVFCTAPSIPNMGQNIFSEAVGTFILVFAIKGMANVPGLTDGLGKFLVFGIIVSIGMSLGGLTGYAINPARDIGPRLAHAVLPIKGKGTSNWGYAVVPLVGPVIGAIVAVLLYGAIPW